One Salvia miltiorrhiza cultivar Shanhuang (shh) chromosome 6, IMPLAD_Smil_shh, whole genome shotgun sequence genomic window, CAGAGGAAGAAGCGTCGAGATGTATACAAGTAGGTCTGCTGTGCACCCAATATGGGCCACAACAGCGTCCAAAGATGGCTTCTGCGCTAAAAATGTTGCTAGGAGAAGACGTTTCGCTACAAGAGAAGATGGCACAAGCGCACTGCCCTTCCTATTTGGATCCTGACTTCGCAGACTTGCCCAATTTTGACTTCTTTAATCCAAGAAATTGTTCTAACGAGAGACAGAGTTATTTCCACTCAGTAGCACCACATAATATGGAAGTCGACTATGCAACCAATTGTGTGCAACAGATTGGACAGATTCAGACTCCTTTAATCCCCCCCGTTGAAAGAGAATTAATCAGAGTTGTTTCCTTTAATCCATTCGCATATCCGTATTTATTTGAATATGATAAATAGTGAATCTATATTTACTTGAGATCTCATACACATTTCCTTAGATTCTTGGTAAATACATTTGTGATCCAAAGCCTAGTTCATCGAGCAAATTAACTATCATACTCGATTGTTCTTATTGTAACTGTTTGCTCattattagttatttttttttaaacatctATACCCCTTCTGTAATAGACAGGTTTGTGTTAGAAAATATAACGCAAGTAAGCGATAAAGTGCTTTGTCATTTCAAAGGAAAGGTTAAGTTTTGGTCACGGCCGGAAACAATGGTTTAGTTCTGGTGTGAATTGAATAGCTAACTTGCACCCATAAAATAAGAGATCCTAAGGTTATCTGGATTCTCATGTTAAATAAGCAGAACCTTGTAAAACCTTTTGTGTGATTTTAAGTTTTTGTTTCTCTCAATCAGCTCATCTAAACTGTCATACTATTTGCATACTTGTATACTGCATCATTAAGCATATCGTCAATTGTCCTTCTCAGCTAACTCAAGGCTAATCTGATTAATTTGAATGAGacgataaaattttaataaggTTTCCAAAATATCGTGAGTAACTAAAGCCACCACATTTCGCTCCAAGTCACTTATTTGTCCAACTGATAAGCTTCTAAGCTATCAGTATGATATCTAACTGATCGCCACTCTACTGAACTGATCTTACTTATCCTatagaaaatttaaattataaaaataacaaattatatatgtgtataaatataaataatgaacaTTAATAGTAACAAACttaagttattttttatttttatttttttgaaaaaaaataacatgTAATATGCATTTTCGCGCATAGCGCACGAGCCCAACTAGTGAAATAAGAACAGTGGGTAGGAATTATATCTTACCCATAACTATTTCACACACTTTGACCATAAAAGAATTGTCACATGatcaataacacgaattttcataaaatgtgagtgaagttgttACTGGAATAAAAGCTCTACTTTAAAGTCAGTGGGGTTCTATAAATCGTActgctataaatggaagtgacaAATTTTtatgtggacggaccaaaaaggaaattgtagCAAATTTTTCACTATTATAAATCGTGGCGTAAAGTAATACCGTTAAATTTCGACGAATTACACGCTAGTATATAAGTAGATAGTTTTATAACGAGTATGATATACAAACGATTATAAAGTACTTATGAAGTCATATATGTAGGCTATGTCACGTTCAATGCAAGTGTAATACTACCGGTACAATGAAATTACAAAGATATTACATGAAGTAATTTCTGAAGAAATCTCCATTCCAACTCATAGAGGAGAATTTATCGACGGAAGAAGCTTCCATGTCAAATTCTTCTCATCTACCCTacatttttctctatttttgcAATTTAAAATCTTTAAAAATGCTCCAACTTCTTATCTTCTTAAATGATACTAGCAGACTACTTTTCAAACAAATCCGTGTGGCTGATGCAAATCGACAGTTatctttattaaaaaaaaaaaaagactaagaAGTTGACTGCAGATTACAAAATAAAGAATTCAATATCCATCATAGTAATGCAAATCTGATCTATAGCTTGATTACATTCTTCCACAACCCATCTTTAATTTTgagaacaaaaaaataaaaaatatgccaGTTTCAGAATTACCAGTTATTCTCAAATTTCTGTGTTTGTTCTGCGAAATCTTTGTCGTCCTTGCCAGCAGCACTCCTACTACTCATCCCCTGCCAGACAGTATTGCCATTTCCTGTGGTTCTTCGGGCAGTTTGATTGCGCTGGATGGACGTGTTTGGATGGGTGATTCGGTACTCGAATCCAGCTTGTCACTGCAGATCAATGGCAAACCTTCCAACTCAAGACCCATCCACCAACTTGCTTCATTCGATTCTGTACCCTGCAAGACTGCTCGAGCATCTCACCACGCATTCAGTTACGTCTTCCAAGTCAAGCCCGGACAGAAATTCATCCGCCTGCACTTCTATCAAGATTCATACGACGGCTTCAAGAGGTCGGAAGCTTTGTTCACTGTTAAATCAGGCCCTTACACACTCCTCAACAATTTCAGCACAACTCTTGCTGCTGATGTTTTGGGTGAAAAGCATATCATCAAAGAGTACTGTGTAAATATTGAAGACGGACAACCTTTGACTATAACATTTTTCCCAGCTCAGGGGAAAAAGAAGTCAGATGACTTCTATGCCTTTGTCAATGGCATTGAGGTTGTCTCAATGCCGACTGGTCTTTATTTCACTCCCGAAGGGGAGTTGGGCGCCCATGTTGTCGGAAAGAAGTACAGATTCTACATTGATAACAGCACAGCACTCGAGCTGGTTCAACGGTTGAATGTTGGTGGAAGCTCCATCTTGCCAGCTCAAGATTCATGCCTGTTCCGCAGATGGGATGAAGACTCCAACTACTTGCTCGAGACAGGTGCTATTTCTGCCAATACTTTAACTGCAGTTAGATATGCAGACATGTTAACAATAACATACGTTGCACCAATTCAAGTCTATCAAACAGCAAGGATAATGCTTGCAGACACTAAATTGAGAGCCAGTAGTCTTAAATGGAAACTACCAGTGCAATTAGGATTCAGATACCTAATTAGGCTCCATTTTTCCAAGTTTAACCAGCAGACGGCGGAGATTAACAACAAGGACTTCTCTGTTCTCATCAATAATCAGATAGCTGAGGACAATGCCAATATTAATCAATGGGGTGAAGTATCTGAAGTTGCAGTCTACAGAGACTATATTGTGATGATGGATGGTGATAAAATGGAGGGGAAGCGCTACCTTACCATCATGTTCCAGCCAAAGTTTGAATCAAGGGATGAACAATTCCATGGCTCATTGATTGCTTTAGAAGTATTTAAGCAGAGCAACCCCGACAACAATCTAGCAGGTACTGGGACAGTTCCCGAGTTGCAGAATCCGAAATCAACACCAAAGCGAAAGAAATCAAAATCAAGTTACCGTACAAACTTGATCTCTGCTGCCCTCACAGCTGTACTAGCCTTAATGAATGTTGCAGTTTACAACCTGAGAAGAATCTCAGACTCTAGTTCCAGAAGGAACACGAGATCATCTTTGGTGGAAGATCGATGCCGTCAGTTCTCAATTGAAGAAATCCGTTTGGCAACCAACAGCTTTGATCCTCAGTTTCACATCGGCAGTGGAGGATATGGCAGAGTCTACAAAGGGAGCATCGACGGTGGGGCAACCGCCGTTGCAATCAAGCGATTGAAAACGGATTCCCGGCAAGGAGAAACTGAGTTTTGGACGGAAATCAAGATGCTATCCAAGCTCAGGCATACGCATCTCGTTACGCTGATTGGTTACTGCAATGATGGTCAGGAACGGATTTTGGTTTACCAGTATATCACCCAGGGAACACTTACAGACCATCTCTACAAAGCCAACAGACATGGAAGGGCTAATCCTCCACTTCCATGGGAACTTCGACTCAAAGTCTCAATTGGTGCTGCACGTGGCTTATACTATCTTCACTCACGGCATAGGATCATACACAGGGATGTGAAAAGCTCGAACATTCTGCTGGATGAGAATTGGGTTGCCAAGATCTCAGATTTTGGGCTGTCCAAAATGGGACCAGCAAATGATTCATTCACCCATATCAGTACGAACGTCAAAGGCACATACGGATACCTAGATCCAGAGTACTTCTTAACTCGTAAATTGACGAGAAAATCAGATGTCTACGCATTTGGAGTGGTTTTATTTGAAGTTCTGTCTGGAAGACCTGCATTGAACATGAGACTTGACGAGGAGCAACACAGCCTAGCCGGATGGGCTCGATATTGCATACGAGAGGGGAAAGTGGATCGACTCATTGACCACAACTTGATGGAGCAGATTTCACCAGCTTGTTTAAAAGTATTTGTTGGAATTGCAGGCAGATGCTTACACACTCAACCCCAGGGAAGGCCTTCAATGGCAGATGTAGGGATGGCCCTTGAATTAGCTTTGGCATTGCAGCAGACCGAAGATCCAACAGGCCAGGCGGAAGAGGTGGAAAATGCTGGAAGAACTTACAGCGACCATAGTGATGGGGTTATTTCTATGGATGACATAAGTCTCCCAACGGGAGAATCAGATAGGATTACCAATGAAGATAATCTCAGCAACGGAAGCAGTGATCAGAAGAGTGGAAAAAAGAAGGCTAAGGATAATGGTTCAAACAATAATGTCACACAAAGATGGTGGTGGGACCCATTTGGGATTTTTCCAAGAACGCCATCAAAATCGAAAGCTCTGCAACAGCAGCCACGCGAGGTAATCCATCAGTTTTCCCTCAAGGAGATTCAGAAAGCCACAAATAATTTTCACAAAAGTCACATTATTGGCTATGGAGGACTGGACAATGTATATAGAGGGTATATAGATGGTGGTAAAAAATCTGTAGCAATCAGATGCTCAAGAGCTAACGCATCCAGAGTATCCATGGCACATGAGTTGCAAACAAAGAAAGCGACTCAAATGACGTCTCATGATCATGTTGCCTCTCTGATAGGGTATTGCGAGACAGAATCAGACATGATTCTTATATATGAGCACATGGCAAATGGGACACTCTATGACCATCTCCATGATGCTTCAAAAGATCCCCTTCCGTGGAAGCAAAGACTTCAAATCTGCATTGGTGCAGCTCGCGGTTTAAAGTACATTCATTCCACGGACGAGCAGACAATGCTACATCGTGACTTGAAGTCGAACAACATCTGGTTAGATGACAACTGGACAGCCAAGGTTTCTGGATGGGGTTTGTCCAAAAAGACAGGAAACAATCAGGTGCCGTCAATTATCAGGGGGCTTCTGGATTCAGACTACATACATGGAGAAGAGTTTACAGAAAAGTCTTTTGTCTACTCATTTGGTCTGATTTTGTTTGAGGTGCTGTTTGCTGAAAAAGAATCAGACCGCTGGTTCGACGAGGATCAAGTGAGACTAGCCCAGTGGATCAAGTCATGCATGAGGACTAACTTTTCTGGTTGTATTGACCCCTTTCTAGTTGGGAGAATACCACGAGATAGCCTAAATATATTCTTGGAAACCGCTGGAAGATGTCTACTGGATTATGGAAGAGACCGGCCATCAATGACAGATATAGTGGAAAGACTTGAGGATGCATTACAGCTCCAAGAAGCGAGCTGACTTAGAGTAATCCATATTGGGCATGTTTGCTAGCAAGAGGATCAAAAATGTTTCAATGTGCCAACGTGAGTGAAATGTTGTTCAGGGCTCTCAATTCTCCATTTTGGTTTTTAACTAGTTAAACAACTTGTGTGGGTAAGAATACCCAAAGAGATAAAAATAGATGATGGCTCATATCTTTATCTCATGTATCATACTACCATATACATCTCAAATTTATGGTTTTTAACTGTTCTTCTTGTTATTtggtagtgtagaaaatagaatgaCGATAAATGAAAAAGATACAGAGCCGAGGCGAGAATAAattctctctccgtaaggcaaaattacttccgctctTGTGCTTgcggatctacagtaattgcccccaagatacaacgatTTTGGGATGATAGACgagtccttagcactaggagatcgctatccggtcgaacagcttgatactcgggactgagtatgtaaactaaactaatatgacaaATTGATTATCTGAATTCGTTGGTGTATTTAATCTCATTATGGAGGACCCTATTTATAGTGTTCCAGGGGTTTCCTTGAACGGACGTGACTTTCCAATCCGAAGAGGTGCACCCTTCTTTGTTTGAAGAGATGTGTCTCTTCTGTCGGAAGAGGTGTATTGTTTGGGCAAACATGTGGTTCGAaccatcgtgtctcttcggtccttaACCGCTGCCACGCGCACTGTTTGGATAAATATGTCCGAACCATCGTGTCTCTTCAGTCCTAAACCGTCGCCACATTTTtggcattaattactcattcaattctttatagatttaaataagtaaatataccaatttaatctactcaacatgtagattcaaaaatatcatttaattccattaattaccaaAGTAATTATGAcattaaataagatatttattcCAACACTTCTACTGAATTGTCTCATATTAAGAACAATAACACAGGGAAATAGAAGTTAGCAAGTTGTGCAGGTGTACAGCCGGTACATTCTGTTACCATCAAATCTTTTTTCTTCCCTGCCATCACCAGGAGATTGCATGCTTATAACTTACCCTTACTGGCAGCCCAGTGCAGCGGGGTACAacctagaaaaaaaaaaaaaaacgcatcAGATGCTTCTGAAGTAGCTAACTGGACACATTTTTGACACagtaaaaacaaatatgaaacaCGATTATACATGTAGCGTGGAGCATTCCAACTAACCTTTATCTTGTCGCGTTCTATGAGCATTCAGATATAGCAGAAGGCAAATGCAATCAGGAAATCCCTTGTAAGCAGCCCTACAGTCATGATCAGTCATTAATGAAATTAACAAACTAAATTTAGCAAATTAAAGCCACTTTAGAAGTCtaacaagaaagaaagagaaataacATGCCAAAGACAGCAGCTGCAAGCCCTCAACTAAGACAGAACATAGGATAGTTCCCTtatgaacttaaacttaaaataataattgcaTTTCAATACAAAGTTTTCTAAGAAAatcagagaaagaaagaaataccTTTGCCAGTTGCAGTGTAAGCAGATATTTGGTCTATAAAATTTGGATTCTTTTATGTTGCTTCGTGCATATATTTAGCAAACAGTTGGAGAGCTACTTTTACTTCGTTTAACACTCAACACAATTTAACTGAGTGTTAAAGTTTCTCTTACACTACAACAAAACTCAATGCATGTGTTCTATCAAAAGTCACCACGAACATGGCCCAGGTATATAAGGAAGTAAATGATAgaattgatttttgaaaagaaCATTAAAGAAGAATAAAAGTAGCAGATATGCCAAACTTGCAATGACCAAGTGATAAATATCTTGACCACAAGTGAAAAGGGAGACCAAATCAAAATACTAGAACAGGGAGCACATATCTATAATTATCTAAGAGAATCCAAACTACTAATACCAACATAAATGATAATGGTCCCCAGAAAACATATCCAATAGATCATAAAAATGAAACATCAACCTTGCTTCCATACAAAACTAATACTTCCTCACCTAAAACCTATAGTATAATCGAAGAAAGTCTATAATGGAAATGGAACATTGAGGTAATTTAGTATCTACTTCCAGAGCAATAAAATAAATGTCAATCACAAACCCCAAAATATAGTTTGTCGATTCAAGATTCGTGAGAAATAGTGGCAAAAAATGTCATTGTCGCCATCAGACATTTATTGACCCCTGTCTGAAACACCAAATAACTTTGCAACAAAATGCCATATTTGTGGAACTATATCAAGACTATGATGGTGATCTGACAAATTAATCTTTTGCATAGTTCGTCTAAAACTCAGATCAATTATTTTCAACTAGTAACAGAAGAATGTAAAACAAACCTGATAACCTAGACAATCAGCTGCACTGATACAAGCACCCTCCTGCAGCAGAAGTTCAGCAACCTCAATtgtaatgccccgactttttattaaggattatagacttttaattattgatttaaggatttcttatggtaattagggttcagcatccattaataaaatacggacttatgtgaatttgattattacatacgtgataatttatttttatttttatttcaacggatgatgcactcaaaatatattttgagtccattaagagaatgatggagctcaaagatttattttgagttttcaaatcgaaaaaaaaaattatgtatttatttatttttaccgagaaatttaggaatgatgagttataaaaattttccatcaatatttttctcaaattattttcctatgatgtatttataaattgagagagtgcactaatgttagtgctatttattctaattttgatcacaagagttttatgctctagcattttattaattgatgattagtcttacatatattttttttttacacatgggttattactacaccacatttttatatttacttaatgtaacaccccattatcctccactaatattttcttttccctaccactaatctttttccctaccaccactaatattttcttttccctacca contains:
- the LOC130989717 gene encoding receptor-like protein kinase FERONIA, with protein sequence MPVSELPVILKFLCLFCEIFVVLASSTPTTHPLPDSIAISCGSSGSLIALDGRVWMGDSVLESSLSLQINGKPSNSRPIHQLASFDSVPCKTARASHHAFSYVFQVKPGQKFIRLHFYQDSYDGFKRSEALFTVKSGPYTLLNNFSTTLAADVLGEKHIIKEYCVNIEDGQPLTITFFPAQGKKKSDDFYAFVNGIEVVSMPTGLYFTPEGELGAHVVGKKYRFYIDNSTALELVQRLNVGGSSILPAQDSCLFRRWDEDSNYLLETGAISANTLTAVRYADMLTITYVAPIQVYQTARIMLADTKLRASSLKWKLPVQLGFRYLIRLHFSKFNQQTAEINNKDFSVLINNQIAEDNANINQWGEVSEVAVYRDYIVMMDGDKMEGKRYLTIMFQPKFESRDEQFHGSLIALEVFKQSNPDNNLAGTGTVPELQNPKSTPKRKKSKSSYRTNLISAALTAVLALMNVAVYNLRRISDSSSRRNTRSSLVEDRCRQFSIEEIRLATNSFDPQFHIGSGGYGRVYKGSIDGGATAVAIKRLKTDSRQGETEFWTEIKMLSKLRHTHLVTLIGYCNDGQERILVYQYITQGTLTDHLYKANRHGRANPPLPWELRLKVSIGAARGLYYLHSRHRIIHRDVKSSNILLDENWVAKISDFGLSKMGPANDSFTHISTNVKGTYGYLDPEYFLTRKLTRKSDVYAFGVVLFEVLSGRPALNMRLDEEQHSLAGWARYCIREGKVDRLIDHNLMEQISPACLKVFVGIAGRCLHTQPQGRPSMADVGMALELALALQQTEDPTGQAEEVENAGRTYSDHSDGVISMDDISLPTGESDRITNEDNLSNGSSDQKSGKKKAKDNGSNNNVTQRWWWDPFGIFPRTPSKSKALQQQPREVIHQFSLKEIQKATNNFHKSHIIGYGGLDNVYRGYIDGGKKSVAIRCSRANASRVSMAHELQTKKATQMTSHDHVASLIGYCETESDMILIYEHMANGTLYDHLHDASKDPLPWKQRLQICIGAARGLKYIHSTDEQTMLHRDLKSNNIWLDDNWTAKVSGWGLSKKTGNNQVPSIIRGLLDSDYIHGEEFTEKSFVYSFGLILFEVLFAEKESDRWFDEDQVRLAQWIKSCMRTNFSGCIDPFLVGRIPRDSLNIFLETAGRCLLDYGRDRPSMTDIVERLEDALQLQEAS